A single genomic interval of Mycolicibacterium sp. MU0053 harbors:
- a CDS encoding ATP-binding protein, whose protein sequence is MSNAESAEPRVDSRSPRSPGAVEVRVAAQLESLAVLRTIIGAVSTFEDLDLDTVADLRLAVDEACTRLIRSAGPDASLVLVFDPRPNEVVVEVSTATTATDDILPSGSFSWHVLTSLTDEVRTFRDGADIEGTVPVFGIALTTRRVSPAR, encoded by the coding sequence ATGTCGAATGCCGAAAGCGCGGAACCCCGCGTCGACTCCCGCTCCCCTCGAAGCCCCGGTGCGGTCGAGGTGCGAGTGGCCGCGCAACTGGAGAGCCTCGCGGTGTTGCGGACCATCATCGGCGCGGTCAGCACCTTCGAGGACCTTGACCTCGACACGGTGGCGGACCTTCGGCTCGCCGTCGACGAGGCCTGTACGAGGTTGATCCGCTCGGCCGGGCCGGACGCGTCGTTGGTCCTGGTGTTCGACCCCCGCCCCAACGAGGTCGTGGTCGAGGTGTCGACCGCCACGACGGCCACCGACGACATCCTGCCCTCGGGCAGCTTCAGCTGGCATGTGCTGACGTCGCTGACCGATGAGGTACGGACGTTCCGCGACGGCGCCGACATCGAGGGAACAGTGCCGGTGTTCGGCATCGCGCTGACCACCAGGCGAGTGAGCCCCGCGAGGTGA
- the lat gene encoding L-lysine 6-transaminase yields MTAIIPECSDGGVGRVGSPHVREVLGRSILVDGMDMVLDLTRSRGSHLVDEHSGRTYLDMFTFFASAALGMNHPALADDVAFRAELAAVAVNKPSNSDIYTVPMARFVETFARVLGDPALPHLFFVDGGALAVENALKAAFDWKSRFNEARGIDAGLGTKVLHLRGAFHGRSGYTMSLTNTDPTKTARFPTFDWPRIDAPYLRPGADIVALEADALRQARAAFEAHPHDIACFIAEPIQGEGGDRHFRPQFFAAMRALCDEFDALLIFDEVQTGCGLTGTAWAYQQLGVRPDLVAFGKKTQVCGVMAGGRIDEIPDNVFRVSSRLNSTWGGNLVDMVRSRRILETIAAEGLFENAAVMGAHLLGRLQELADDRPDTVLDVRGRGLMCAFSLPSREQRDELLRRLWNRGVVMLGCGTDSVRFRPALTVGRQELDAAVAAVRAAL; encoded by the coding sequence ATGACCGCAATAATTCCTGAGTGCAGCGACGGCGGCGTCGGCCGCGTGGGCTCGCCGCACGTTCGTGAAGTGCTCGGTCGCAGCATCCTGGTGGACGGCATGGACATGGTGCTCGATCTGACCCGATCGCGGGGGTCCCACCTGGTCGACGAGCACAGCGGCCGGACCTATCTCGACATGTTCACCTTCTTCGCGTCCGCCGCGTTGGGAATGAACCATCCGGCGCTGGCCGACGACGTCGCCTTCCGCGCGGAGTTGGCGGCCGTCGCGGTCAACAAGCCCTCCAACTCCGACATCTACACCGTGCCGATGGCCCGGTTCGTCGAGACGTTCGCGCGGGTCCTCGGCGATCCGGCGTTGCCGCACCTGTTCTTCGTCGACGGCGGCGCACTGGCCGTCGAGAACGCCCTGAAGGCCGCGTTCGACTGGAAGAGTCGATTCAACGAGGCGCGCGGCATCGACGCCGGCTTGGGGACCAAGGTGCTGCACCTGCGCGGCGCCTTCCATGGCCGCAGCGGCTACACGATGTCGCTGACCAACACCGATCCGACCAAAACCGCCCGGTTTCCCACCTTCGACTGGCCCCGCATCGATGCGCCGTACCTGCGTCCGGGCGCCGACATCGTCGCCCTGGAGGCCGACGCGCTGCGGCAGGCCCGGGCCGCGTTCGAGGCGCATCCGCACGACATCGCGTGCTTCATCGCCGAGCCGATCCAGGGGGAGGGCGGCGACCGCCATTTCCGGCCGCAGTTCTTCGCCGCGATGCGGGCGCTGTGCGACGAGTTCGACGCGCTGCTGATCTTCGACGAGGTCCAAACCGGCTGCGGGCTCACCGGAACCGCCTGGGCCTACCAGCAATTGGGGGTCCGGCCCGACCTCGTCGCGTTCGGGAAGAAGACCCAGGTGTGCGGGGTGATGGCAGGTGGGCGCATCGACGAGATCCCGGACAACGTGTTCCGGGTGAGCTCTCGCCTCAACTCCACCTGGGGTGGCAACCTCGTCGACATGGTGCGCAGCCGACGCATCCTCGAAACCATTGCTGCCGAAGGTCTTTTCGAGAACGCGGCCGTCATGGGCGCCCATCTGCTCGGCCGGCTGCAGGAACTCGCCGACGACAGGCCCGACACGGTCCTCGACGTGCGGGGCCGAGGCCTGATGTGCGCGTTCAGCCTGCCCTCGCGCGAACAGCGCGACGAGTTGCTGCGCCGACTGTGGAACCGCGGTGTCGTCATGCTGGGCTGCGGAACGGACTCGGTGCGGTTCCGGCCGGCGCTGACGGTGGGCCGCCAAGAGCTCGACGCGGCCGTCGCCGCGGTGCGGGCAGCGCTCTAG
- a CDS encoding aldehyde dehydrogenase family protein, which produces MSLKSPAIQLPGTAQLRARAGAALLALGADPARLGDVGAPGLPASTPITGELLFRVPETTRTDADAAIAQAARAFTGWRTTPAPVRGALVGRLGELLTEHKAALAELVTIEAGKITAEALGEVQEMIDVCQFAVGLSRQLYGKTIASERPGHRLLESWHPLGVVGVITAFNFPVAVWAWNTAVALVCGDTVVWKPSELTPLTAIACQSLIERAAAEVGAPPEVSWLLVGGRDLGEQLVDDPRIALLSATGSVRMGRAVGPRVAQRFGRSLLELGGNNAAVVTPAADLDLTVRGIVFAAAGTAGQRCTTLRRLIVHRTVADPLVERIATAYRSLTVGDPFAPETLVGPLIHETAYRDMRGALAQAEADGGAVLGGERHESPSECFYVGPALVRMPSQTEIVHEETFAPVLYVLTYDTLEEAIELNNAVPQGLSSAIFTTDLREAERFLAADGSDCGIANVNIGTSGAEIGGAFGGEKHTGGGRESGSDSWQAYMRRATNTINYSSELPLAQGVRFG; this is translated from the coding sequence ATGTCCCTGAAGTCCCCGGCGATACAGCTGCCCGGCACCGCACAGCTCCGTGCGCGGGCCGGCGCCGCGCTGCTCGCCCTGGGCGCCGACCCGGCACGCCTCGGCGACGTCGGCGCGCCCGGGCTGCCGGCCAGCACCCCGATCACCGGAGAGCTGCTGTTCCGCGTGCCCGAGACCACGCGGACCGACGCCGATGCCGCGATCGCCCAGGCCGCGCGGGCGTTCACCGGTTGGCGCACCACCCCGGCGCCGGTGCGGGGCGCGCTGGTGGGCCGACTCGGCGAGCTGCTCACCGAGCACAAGGCGGCGCTGGCCGAGCTGGTGACCATCGAGGCCGGCAAGATCACCGCCGAGGCGCTCGGCGAGGTCCAGGAGATGATCGACGTCTGCCAATTTGCGGTCGGGCTCTCCCGGCAGCTCTACGGCAAGACCATCGCCTCGGAACGGCCCGGTCATCGGCTGCTGGAGAGCTGGCATCCGCTCGGCGTCGTCGGGGTCATCACGGCCTTCAACTTCCCCGTGGCGGTATGGGCCTGGAACACCGCGGTGGCGCTGGTGTGCGGCGACACCGTGGTGTGGAAGCCGTCCGAGCTGACCCCGCTGACCGCGATCGCGTGCCAGTCCCTGATCGAGCGCGCCGCCGCCGAGGTGGGTGCGCCACCTGAGGTCAGCTGGCTCCTCGTAGGCGGCCGCGACCTCGGCGAGCAACTGGTCGACGATCCGCGCATCGCGCTGCTCAGCGCCACCGGATCGGTGCGGATGGGGCGGGCGGTCGGCCCGCGGGTCGCGCAACGGTTCGGTCGGTCGTTGCTCGAACTCGGCGGCAACAACGCGGCCGTGGTGACACCGGCGGCCGACCTGGACCTGACGGTCCGCGGCATCGTCTTTGCCGCGGCCGGTACCGCCGGACAGCGGTGCACCACGTTGCGGCGGTTGATCGTGCACCGAACGGTGGCCGACCCGCTGGTCGAGCGCATCGCGACCGCGTATCGCAGTCTGACGGTGGGTGATCCGTTCGCACCGGAAACCCTGGTGGGACCGCTGATCCACGAGACCGCCTACCGGGACATGCGCGGCGCGCTGGCGCAGGCCGAGGCCGACGGCGGTGCGGTGCTCGGCGGCGAGCGCCACGAGTCGCCGAGCGAATGTTTCTACGTCGGTCCCGCCCTGGTGCGGATGCCGAGCCAGACCGAAATCGTCCACGAGGAAACGTTCGCCCCGGTGTTGTACGTGTTGACCTATGACACGCTCGAGGAGGCCATCGAACTCAACAATGCGGTGCCACAGGGACTTTCCTCGGCCATCTTCACCACCGACCTGCGCGAGGCCGAGCGGTTCCTGGCCGCCGACGGCTCGGACTGCGGGATCGCCAACGTCAACATCGGCACCTCGGGCGCCGAGATCGGCGGGGCGTTCGGCGGCGAGAAACACACCGGCGGTGGGCGGGAATCCGGCTCGGATTCCTGGCAGGCCTACATGCGGCGGGCCACCAACACCATCAACTATTCGTCGGAGCTGCCGCTGGCACAGGGGGTTCGGTTCGGCTAG
- a CDS encoding nucleotidyltransferase family protein has translation MSEPGSAVGILLAAGAGTRYGMPKVLADDGDWLRHGIAALTDGGCDEVLVVLGAAIVEVPPPARAVIAEDWSAGMSASVRAGLAAAAGRYAVLHVVDTPDVGADVVARLLAAARAGESGLARAVFDGRPGHPVVIARAHWPAVIACLHGDHGARDFLAARADVVAVECADLATGVDIDTR, from the coding sequence GTGTCCGAGCCTGGCTCGGCGGTGGGGATTCTGCTGGCCGCCGGCGCCGGAACACGCTACGGGATGCCGAAAGTCCTTGCCGACGACGGTGATTGGCTGCGTCACGGGATAGCCGCGCTGACCGATGGCGGCTGCGACGAGGTGCTGGTGGTGCTGGGTGCCGCGATTGTCGAGGTACCCCCACCCGCCCGCGCGGTGATCGCCGAGGACTGGTCGGCGGGAATGAGCGCCTCGGTACGCGCCGGGTTGGCCGCCGCGGCCGGGCGATACGCGGTGCTGCACGTCGTGGACACCCCAGATGTCGGGGCCGACGTGGTGGCGCGGCTACTGGCGGCGGCGCGAGCCGGCGAATCCGGGCTGGCCCGTGCTGTTTTCGACGGACGGCCCGGCCATCCCGTGGTCATCGCGCGGGCCCACTGGCCCGCGGTGATCGCCTGTCTGCACGGCGATCACGGCGCCCGGGACTTCCTCGCCGCGCGCGCGGATGTGGTGGCGGTCGAATGCGCGGACCTCGCCACGGGCGTGGACATCGACACCCGCTAG
- a CDS encoding Lrp/AsnC family transcriptional regulator, translating into MAADELDAIDRALLRELVADGRATLAHLASTAGLSVSAVQSRVRRLESRGVISGYTARVAPEALGKQLSAFVAITPLDPSEPDDAPARLQHLQEIESCHSVAGEDSYVLLVHVESARALEGLLQRIRTAANVKTRSTIILQTFYSDRHFISE; encoded by the coding sequence ATGGCCGCTGACGAGCTCGACGCCATCGACCGGGCCCTGCTGCGGGAACTCGTTGCCGACGGTCGGGCCACGTTGGCGCACCTGGCCTCGACCGCGGGGCTCTCGGTCTCGGCGGTGCAGTCCAGGGTCCGGCGGCTGGAATCCCGCGGCGTGATTTCGGGGTACACGGCTCGGGTGGCGCCCGAGGCGCTGGGCAAGCAGTTGTCGGCGTTCGTGGCCATTACGCCCCTGGACCCTTCCGAGCCCGACGATGCACCCGCACGGCTGCAACACCTCCAAGAGATCGAATCGTGCCACTCGGTCGCCGGTGAGGACAGCTACGTGTTGTTGGTGCACGTGGAATCCGCGCGGGCGCTCGAAGGCCTGCTGCAGCGGATCCGCACCGCGGCCAACGTCAAGACACGCAGCACGATCATCCTACAGACGTTCTACAGCGACCGGCATTTTATATCGGAATAG
- a CDS encoding 2-oxoadipate dioxygenase/decarboxylase family protein, with translation MYGAEVPAYTALVAVSAAVNADHAAWHPQARRLGSLDRVTAERHGAIRVGTPRELREVAVLFGAFGMYPVGFYDLREAAAPVPVISTAFRPVAPDELARNPFRVFTSMLATADVRFFDRDLQRRVQNFLDARALFDPELIAQARGIAADGHCPAETADKFVARAVSAFALSDDPIDKGWYDELSAVSAVAADIAGVRTTHINHLTPRVFDIDELYRRMSARGIEMIDAIQGPPATPGPAVLLRQTSFRALAEPRRFRHRDGTVRAGTLRVRFGEVEARGVALTPKGRERYDAAMAAPDPAAAWPQHFPGTDRELADQQLAYYVGGDPTKPVVYEDFLPASAAGIFRSNLDAETRLGAGSDDSEYSSAWLSGALHTELLDPYALYRKAATCP, from the coding sequence ATGTACGGCGCCGAGGTACCCGCCTACACCGCGTTGGTCGCCGTCAGCGCGGCGGTCAACGCCGACCACGCCGCGTGGCATCCGCAGGCGCGGCGACTCGGGTCGCTGGACCGGGTCACCGCGGAGCGGCACGGGGCCATCCGCGTCGGCACACCGCGCGAACTGCGCGAGGTGGCGGTGCTGTTCGGCGCCTTCGGCATGTATCCGGTGGGGTTCTACGATCTGCGCGAGGCCGCCGCGCCGGTGCCCGTGATCTCCACGGCGTTTCGCCCGGTCGCACCGGATGAACTGGCGCGCAACCCGTTCCGGGTATTCACCTCGATGCTGGCCACCGCCGACGTGCGGTTCTTCGACCGCGATCTGCAACGCCGCGTGCAGAACTTCCTGGACGCCCGCGCTCTTTTCGACCCGGAGTTGATCGCCCAGGCGCGCGGCATAGCCGCCGACGGGCACTGCCCCGCCGAAACCGCCGACAAGTTCGTCGCGCGCGCGGTATCGGCGTTCGCGCTGTCCGATGATCCGATCGATAAGGGCTGGTACGACGAACTGTCCGCGGTGTCCGCGGTCGCGGCCGACATCGCCGGGGTGCGGACCACCCATATCAACCACCTCACCCCGCGGGTGTTCGACATCGACGAGCTGTACCGCCGGATGTCCGCGCGCGGGATCGAGATGATCGACGCCATCCAGGGTCCGCCGGCCACCCCGGGACCCGCGGTGCTGTTGCGGCAGACCTCGTTTCGAGCGCTGGCCGAACCGCGGCGGTTCCGGCACCGCGACGGGACGGTCCGCGCCGGCACCCTGCGGGTACGGTTCGGCGAGGTCGAGGCCCGCGGTGTGGCCCTGACCCCGAAGGGCCGCGAGCGCTACGACGCGGCGATGGCGGCCCCGGATCCGGCGGCCGCGTGGCCGCAGCACTTCCCGGGTACCGACCGTGAGCTCGCCGACCAACAGCTGGCCTACTACGTCGGCGGTGACCCCACCAAACCGGTTGTCTACGAGGACTTCCTGCCCGCCTCGGCAGCCGGGATCTTCCGCTCCAACCTGGACGCCGAGACCCGGCTCGGCGCCGGCAGCGATGACTCGGAGTATTCGTCGGCGTGGCTGTCCGGCGCGCTGCACACCGAACTGCTCGATCCCTACGCTCTCTACCGGAAGGCGGCAACATGTCCCTGA
- a CDS encoding RNA polymerase sigma factor SigF, with amino-acid sequence MTSSARRSSSRSSSEYADVLDMFRELAKLTPDSAQFRRKRDSIVERCLPLADHIARRFDGRGEPRDDLVQVARVGLVNAVIRFDVETGSDFVSFAVPTIMGEVRRHFRDNSWSVKVPRRLKELHLRLGTATAELSQRLGRAPTATELAAELEMDREEVIEGLVAGSSYNTLSIDSGGGGGDDDAPAIADSLGDLDATLDQIENRETLRPLLDSLPERERVVVVLRFFESMTQTQIAERVGVSQMHVSRLLARALGRLRDQLE; translated from the coding sequence GTGACGTCCTCCGCCCGCCGCTCGTCCTCGCGATCGAGCTCCGAGTACGCCGATGTCCTGGACATGTTCCGGGAGTTGGCCAAGCTGACGCCGGACTCCGCGCAGTTCCGCCGCAAGCGGGACAGCATCGTGGAGCGCTGTCTGCCGCTGGCCGACCACATTGCCCGTCGCTTCGACGGTCGCGGTGAGCCGCGCGACGACCTGGTCCAGGTGGCCCGGGTGGGTCTGGTGAACGCGGTGATCCGGTTCGATGTCGAGACGGGTTCGGACTTCGTGTCCTTCGCCGTGCCGACCATCATGGGCGAGGTGCGCCGACACTTCCGGGACAACAGCTGGTCGGTGAAGGTACCGCGGCGGCTCAAGGAACTGCACCTGCGGTTGGGCACCGCCACCGCCGAACTGTCCCAGCGACTGGGCCGGGCACCGACGGCCACCGAACTGGCCGCCGAACTCGAGATGGACCGCGAGGAAGTGATCGAAGGTCTGGTCGCCGGCAGCTCCTACAACACGCTGTCGATCGACAGCGGCGGGGGCGGCGGCGACGACGATGCGCCCGCGATCGCCGACAGCCTCGGCGACCTGGACGCCACGCTGGATCAGATCGAGAACCGCGAGACGCTGCGGCCGCTGCTGGACTCGCTGCCGGAACGCGAGCGCGTCGTGGTGGTGTTGCGGTTCTTCGAATCGATGACCCAGACCCAGATCGCCGAACGGGTCGGCGTCTCCCAGATGCATGTATCGCGGCTGCTCGCCCGCGCCCTGGGCCGGTTGCGCGATCAGTTGGAGTAG
- a CDS encoding restriction endonuclease encodes MLRIRVLKVAVVLAAAAAAGAHLAGVDPWWCVAIGAGSPLAAYAAPRFVRGTLAGLGTPGKRERPEEAMTGLEFEDYVARVARGCGVPVIMTPLSGDWGVDLIVGVRPNRIAIQCKRQSRPVGPGAVQEVVAGAPMQDCATTMVVSNQPFTPAAQRLAELHGTTLVGGSDLRHLRATIRRLTTLGARAD; translated from the coding sequence GTGCTGCGGATCAGGGTTCTCAAGGTGGCCGTGGTGCTGGCGGCCGCGGCGGCCGCTGGCGCCCATCTGGCGGGCGTCGACCCGTGGTGGTGTGTGGCGATCGGCGCCGGTTCCCCGCTGGCCGCCTACGCCGCACCCCGGTTCGTGCGCGGCACGCTGGCCGGTCTTGGCACCCCCGGAAAGCGGGAGCGGCCCGAGGAGGCCATGACCGGCCTGGAGTTCGAGGATTACGTGGCCCGGGTGGCGCGCGGCTGCGGAGTCCCGGTGATCATGACGCCGCTGTCCGGCGACTGGGGTGTCGACCTCATCGTCGGCGTGCGGCCCAATCGTATTGCCATTCAATGCAAACGCCAGTCCCGGCCGGTCGGGCCCGGGGCCGTGCAGGAGGTGGTGGCCGGCGCTCCGATGCAAGACTGCGCCACGACCATGGTGGTCTCCAACCAACCGTTCACCCCGGCGGCGCAACGGTTGGCCGAATTGCACGGCACCACGTTGGTCGGCGGCAGCGACCTCCGCCACCTGCGGGCCACCATCCGGCGCTTGACCACGCTGGGTGCGCGCGCCGACTAG